One region of Polynucleobacter sp. SHI8 genomic DNA includes:
- the pepN gene encoding aminopeptidase N: MNSPQNIKTFFRNQYQPPNFSFSNVAFDFQLNPIKTIVSSKIDVKRVSSGSLVLKGEDLELISLKINGELFKTYELSSHELILHHLPDVFVLEIICVTRPDQNSSLMGLYVSEGNFFTQCEAEGFRKITYFLDQPDVLSCYQVRLTANKINYPVLLSNGNLIEQTDLDHGMHTALWNDPFPKPSYLFAIVAGQLHCVEKTITTSSGAKKLLQVWVREADLSKTAHAMESLVKAISWDEARFGLELDLERFMIVAVSDFNMGAMENKGLNIFNTKYVLADAQSATDTDFANIESVVGHEYFHNWTGNRVTCRDWFQLSLKEGLTVFRDQEFSADLMGSVSGRAVKRIDDVRLLRQVQFPEDAGPMAHPIRPDSYQEINNFYTVTIYEKGAEIIRMQHTLLGEAGFRKGMDLYFERHDGQAVTCDDFIHAMSDANQVNLDQFKNWYSQAGTPRVRVEERFDDQKQSYHLTLSQSCLPTPGQERKPLFHIPLKTKLLIHDVATDEMMIELKDQTQTFNFENLTSKPILSINRDFSAPVILDFEQSIEDLYFLFERDDNPFNQWEAGQKIAIELILSSKQAPQELLAIWEQHLRNPKLDPSFKTLVLTLPAESYLHEQVQEINPAKIHLARRAFRHAMAGSLKQTWIDIFEQNQSTDAYSPTPEQAGKRELKNIALQMILENDVTEGGNLAEHQFKTSNNMTDRLAALSALVQYESPLADACLENYYHRYEADDLAIDKWFSIQASRQVNNHQNLLEQIYKLKKHPAFKIRNPNRVRSLIHTFCMNNPGGFHDISGGGYQFWLENILELDKINPQVAARLARALDRWKKFADPYQTQMRICLEKANQHPLSNDVSEVIQKALT; encoded by the coding sequence ATGAACTCCCCACAAAATATAAAGACTTTCTTTAGAAATCAATATCAACCGCCGAATTTTTCTTTTTCAAATGTGGCGTTTGACTTCCAACTCAATCCGATCAAAACAATTGTTTCCTCAAAAATAGACGTAAAAAGAGTGTCTTCAGGATCTTTAGTATTAAAAGGAGAGGATTTAGAGCTGATTTCCTTAAAAATCAATGGCGAACTCTTTAAAACTTATGAATTATCCTCGCATGAGCTAATTCTTCATCATCTACCGGATGTATTTGTCCTAGAAATTATTTGTGTTACTCGACCTGATCAAAACTCTAGTCTGATGGGCCTTTACGTGTCTGAGGGTAATTTTTTTACTCAATGTGAAGCTGAAGGCTTTAGAAAAATTACCTATTTTCTAGATCAACCTGATGTATTAAGTTGTTATCAGGTTCGACTCACAGCAAATAAAATAAATTATCCAGTATTGTTATCCAATGGCAATCTCATTGAGCAAACAGATCTTGATCATGGGATGCATACCGCGCTATGGAATGACCCATTTCCCAAACCTTCATATCTTTTTGCAATTGTTGCTGGTCAATTACATTGCGTCGAAAAAACAATCACTACTTCCTCAGGCGCCAAAAAATTACTCCAAGTCTGGGTGCGAGAGGCGGATCTCTCAAAAACTGCTCACGCCATGGAGTCATTAGTTAAAGCTATTTCATGGGATGAGGCACGCTTTGGATTAGAACTTGATTTAGAACGATTTATGATTGTTGCTGTAAGTGATTTCAATATGGGCGCAATGGAAAATAAAGGTTTAAATATCTTTAATACCAAATATGTACTTGCTGATGCTCAAAGTGCAACAGATACTGATTTTGCCAATATTGAAAGTGTGGTCGGTCACGAATATTTTCATAACTGGACTGGCAATCGAGTCACTTGTCGAGATTGGTTCCAGCTTTCTTTAAAAGAAGGCTTGACCGTTTTTAGAGATCAAGAATTTTCAGCAGATTTAATGGGCTCGGTTTCAGGCAGAGCCGTCAAACGAATTGATGATGTACGTTTATTACGTCAAGTCCAATTCCCAGAAGATGCTGGTCCCATGGCACATCCCATTCGTCCAGATAGCTATCAAGAAATCAACAACTTTTATACCGTTACCATCTACGAAAAAGGTGCTGAAATTATTCGTATGCAACACACGTTACTCGGTGAAGCTGGTTTTAGAAAAGGCATGGATCTCTATTTTGAGCGTCATGACGGTCAAGCAGTTACTTGTGATGATTTTATTCATGCAATGTCAGATGCTAATCAAGTCAATTTAGATCAATTCAAAAATTGGTATAGTCAGGCAGGCACTCCTCGAGTGCGGGTTGAAGAAAGGTTTGATGATCAAAAGCAGTCTTATCATTTGACGCTGAGCCAATCCTGCCTCCCGACTCCCGGCCAAGAGCGTAAGCCACTATTTCATATTCCTTTGAAAACAAAGTTATTGATTCATGATGTTGCGACTGATGAAATGATGATTGAGTTAAAAGATCAAACTCAAACCTTTAATTTTGAAAATTTGACAAGTAAACCCATTTTATCAATCAATAGAGATTTTTCAGCTCCAGTTATCCTTGATTTTGAACAATCGATTGAAGATCTTTACTTTCTTTTTGAACGTGATGACAATCCATTTAATCAGTGGGAAGCTGGGCAAAAAATTGCAATCGAATTAATTCTTTCAAGTAAACAAGCTCCCCAGGAATTATTAGCTATTTGGGAACAACACTTACGTAACCCAAAACTTGATCCCTCTTTTAAAACACTTGTACTTACCTTACCCGCGGAAAGCTATCTGCATGAGCAAGTGCAAGAGATCAATCCCGCAAAAATTCATTTAGCAAGAAGAGCTTTTCGCCATGCAATGGCCGGCTCTCTAAAGCAAACTTGGATAGATATCTTCGAACAAAATCAATCGACGGATGCATACTCCCCAACTCCTGAGCAAGCCGGAAAACGCGAACTAAAAAATATAGCTTTACAAATGATTCTTGAAAATGATGTTACCGAGGGTGGTAATCTTGCAGAACATCAATTCAAAACAAGTAACAATATGACAGATCGTCTTGCCGCATTATCTGCTCTAGTTCAGTATGAGTCTCCTTTAGCAGATGCTTGCTTAGAGAATTATTACCATCGATATGAAGCTGATGATTTAGCGATTGATAAATGGTTCTCAATACAGGCAAGCCGACAAGTCAACAATCACCAGAATCTACTTGAACAAATTTACAAGTTAAAAAAACACCCTGCATTTAAAATTCGTAACCCGAATCGTGTTCGAAGTTTAATTCATACATTTTGTATGAATAATCCGGGTGGATTTCATGACATCTCTGGTGGTGGATATCAATTCTGGCTAGAAAATATTTTAGAACTCGACAAAATTAATCCTCAAGTTGCCGCTCGACTAGCTAGAGCACTGGATCGATGGAAAAAATTTGCGGATCCTTATCAAACTCAAATGCGGATTTGCTTAGAAAAAGCCAATCAACACCCTTTATCCAATGATGTATCCGAAGTCATTCAAAAAGCACTTACTTAA
- a CDS encoding heterodisulfide reductase-related iron-sulfur binding cluster: MSREGNLEAPTRHPLDWKNPDFYDEEKLNVELERVFDICHGCRRCVSLCGSFPTLFDLVDATDDGEVHGVNKADYASVVDQCYLCDLCYMTKCPYVPPHEWNLDFPHLMLRAKAIGHKKGESNFRDNLLSSTDKIGRFAGIPVVTQVVNAVNHNSMVRSVMESTLGVDKNAWLPDFAAKTFKQVAKDSQSWEVKNGAKTPGKVAVYATCYINYNEPGIGQDLLQILTHNEIPYELVDKEACCGMPKLELGDLEEVEKHKNINIPQLAKLAKEGYAIVTPIPSCTLMFKQELPLMFPEEADVQLVKAAMWDPFEYFIARKKDGLLKTDFSQPLGKVSYHVPCHSRVQNVGKKTAETLQMIPGTEVNVVERCSGHSGTWGVKKEFHAMSMKIGKPVFKNMANDEPDYISSDCQLAGHHIEQGMSEAGLKSAQMEHPLSLVAMAYGLKKSS, from the coding sequence ATGAGTCGCGAAGGAAATTTAGAAGCACCAACACGTCACCCCTTGGATTGGAAAAATCCTGACTTTTATGATGAAGAAAAGCTCAATGTTGAGTTAGAGCGAGTTTTCGATATTTGTCATGGATGTCGTCGATGCGTGAGTCTTTGTGGTTCTTTTCCTACCTTATTTGATCTAGTTGATGCCACGGATGATGGTGAAGTACATGGCGTTAATAAAGCTGACTATGCCTCTGTTGTGGATCAGTGCTATCTTTGTGATTTATGCTACATGACAAAATGTCCCTATGTTCCACCGCATGAGTGGAACTTAGATTTTCCTCATTTGATGCTACGTGCTAAGGCGATTGGGCATAAAAAAGGAGAGTCCAACTTTAGGGATAATTTATTATCTTCAACAGATAAAATTGGGCGTTTTGCTGGTATTCCCGTCGTTACACAAGTGGTGAATGCGGTGAATCACAACAGCATGGTTAGATCGGTTATGGAGTCGACATTAGGCGTTGATAAAAATGCTTGGCTACCAGATTTTGCAGCAAAAACATTTAAACAAGTTGCAAAAGATTCTCAGTCATGGGAAGTGAAGAACGGAGCGAAAACTCCAGGTAAAGTAGCTGTCTATGCCACCTGCTATATCAACTATAACGAGCCAGGCATTGGCCAAGATTTATTACAAATCCTTACCCATAATGAGATTCCTTATGAGCTCGTCGATAAAGAGGCTTGTTGTGGGATGCCAAAGTTAGAACTTGGTGATCTTGAAGAAGTGGAAAAACATAAAAATATCAATATTCCTCAATTGGCAAAATTGGCGAAAGAGGGGTATGCGATTGTCACTCCAATTCCTTCATGTACCCTCATGTTTAAGCAAGAGTTACCGCTGATGTTCCCTGAGGAGGCAGATGTGCAATTGGTGAAAGCTGCGATGTGGGACCCTTTTGAATATTTCATTGCACGTAAAAAAGATGGCTTATTAAAAACAGATTTTTCTCAGCCATTGGGTAAAGTAAGTTATCACGTGCCGTGCCATTCTCGCGTCCAGAATGTGGGTAAGAAAACCGCAGAAACTTTACAGATGATTCCTGGAACTGAAGTAAATGTGGTTGAGCGATGTTCCGGACATTCCGGTACTTGGGGTGTCAAGAAAGAGTTCCATGCTATGTCAATGAAAATTGGTAAACCAGTATTCAAAAATATGGCCAATGATGAGCCTGACTATATTAGTTCGGATTGTCAGTTGGCGGGTCATCACATTGAGCAAGGTATGTCTGAAGCGGGCTTGAAGTCTGCACAAATGGAGCATCCGTTATCACTGGTTGCGATGGCTTATGGCCTGAAGAAATCATCGTAA
- a CDS encoding DMT family transporter: MKSDNIIVFVLLGALWGMSYVFMRFTVGQVEPIVIAESRLLIGALGIFAFAMCKKYWRSQLVISKNDLGRITMIACFNSVIPFALFSYSMQNLNAGFGAIVNSTSPIWTAIIASIWLKERLSSSRILGLFLGCLGIVFLMWGKAHFDVGGIGLPVLAGLGATLSYGIATNYIKLYGAGIHPIGLAFSSLMIGSFLLAIPAYMYLPTQPLSALTWLSIFGLGIGSTAIAYVLYYRLIERAGPTVAITVTFIVPVFSILWGDIFLGEVPTLNMVLGGVIIILGTALAIGILPISKKSR; this comes from the coding sequence GTGAAATCAGATAACATCATCGTTTTTGTGCTACTAGGTGCCTTGTGGGGCATGTCCTATGTATTTATGCGCTTCACTGTTGGGCAAGTTGAGCCGATTGTCATAGCAGAATCACGATTACTCATTGGGGCTTTAGGTATTTTTGCATTTGCCATGTGTAAAAAATATTGGCGATCTCAGCTAGTGATTTCTAAAAATGATCTCGGCAGAATTACGATGATTGCTTGTTTTAATTCTGTCATACCATTTGCACTATTTAGTTACTCAATGCAAAATTTAAACGCTGGATTTGGTGCGATTGTTAATTCTACTTCCCCGATTTGGACTGCGATTATTGCGTCTATTTGGTTAAAAGAACGCCTGAGTTCTAGTCGGATTTTGGGCTTATTCCTTGGGTGTTTAGGGATTGTTTTTTTGATGTGGGGTAAAGCTCATTTTGATGTAGGAGGTATTGGATTGCCCGTCTTAGCTGGTTTAGGCGCGACGCTGTCCTATGGTATTGCAACGAACTATATCAAGTTGTACGGTGCTGGCATTCATCCGATTGGCCTCGCATTCTCAAGTTTAATGATAGGTTCCTTTTTACTTGCAATCCCAGCTTATATGTATTTACCTACTCAGCCACTCAGTGCACTCACTTGGCTTTCTATTTTTGGTCTTGGCATTGGTTCTACAGCGATTGCTTATGTGCTTTATTACCGACTAATTGAACGAGCAGGACCTACAGTTGCCATTACCGTTACATTCATTGTTCCGGTATTTAGTATTTTGTGGGGCGATATCTTTTTAGGTGAGGTTCCGACTCTTAATATGGTATTGGGTGGGGTGATTATTATTCTTGGCACCGCACTTGCAATTGGCATATTACCAATTTCTAAAAAGAGTCGCTAA
- a CDS encoding acyltransferase — translation MNMTLRPIQLKNQYLFVDFLKTIAVQIIIFHHLCNYGIISLKVHELFPHLIDFVGLHGRYAVQIFLVIGGYLTAKSLPQTLEKFGLWKTIINRYLRLAPTYIVAIMITLLCAMIARAIHYDEYIGESETISQLVAHFFFLQNILQFESISVGVWYVAIDWQLYIFTACLLFFMKSFKKVLFILPIVVFLSLMYFSQYPLYEDYFIYFIGAYGLGMIAFLAEDSSHHETRQPARILLLIFLLLILSDTFFELRIKNVIEILLAVLLTLYGKRAYNSKNMKWSKICIWFSQRSYCAFLIHFSLLLLGNSVYYYFQWESPMTGLFMMILIWISSWFVAHFLFNLVEFPSRKIQLKSSNVTQVRSKYL, via the coding sequence ATGAATATGACATTGCGGCCGATACAATTAAAGAATCAATATCTTTTTGTGGATTTTTTAAAAACCATTGCAGTACAGATTATTATCTTTCATCATCTGTGCAATTATGGAATTATTTCTCTTAAGGTTCACGAACTTTTTCCTCACTTGATCGACTTCGTCGGCTTACATGGTAGATATGCCGTACAAATATTCTTAGTGATTGGCGGCTATTTAACTGCAAAAAGTCTGCCACAAACTCTCGAAAAATTTGGTCTATGGAAAACAATCATTAATCGCTATTTACGTCTTGCTCCAACCTATATCGTAGCAATCATGATTACGCTTCTCTGCGCCATGATTGCAAGAGCTATCCATTATGATGAATATATTGGTGAATCAGAAACCATTTCTCAACTTGTTGCCCACTTCTTTTTCTTACAAAACATTCTTCAATTTGAATCCATTTCAGTTGGGGTTTGGTATGTTGCAATCGATTGGCAACTTTATATTTTTACTGCATGTTTATTATTTTTTATGAAGTCTTTCAAAAAAGTCTTGTTCATTTTACCAATCGTCGTTTTTTTGTCTTTGATGTACTTTAGTCAATATCCTTTATATGAGGATTATTTTATTTACTTTATCGGCGCATATGGTCTTGGAATGATTGCATTTTTAGCAGAGGACTCATCACACCATGAAACAAGACAACCCGCTAGGATTTTATTGCTGATTTTCTTACTTTTAATCCTCAGTGATACTTTTTTTGAGTTACGAATAAAAAATGTCATTGAAATATTATTGGCGGTATTACTAACTCTTTATGGAAAAAGAGCTTACAACTCTAAAAATATGAAGTGGTCTAAGATTTGTATTTGGTTTAGTCAAAGGTCTTATTGTGCATTTTTAATACACTTCTCATTGTTGCTTCTTGGTAATTCTGTTTATTATTATTTTCAATGGGAAAGTCCAATGACAGGTTTGTTCATGATGATTTTGATTTGGATATCTAGTTGGTTTGTGGCTCACTTTCTTTTTAATTTAGTTGAATTTCCCTCTCGGAAAATTCAACTTAAGTCATCTAATGTTACCCAAGTAAGGTCAAAATATCTTTAA
- a CDS encoding DUF3501 family protein codes for MSKLTHAHLMTLEAYHKARPQIRAQAIEMRKLRTVALGDHLNLIFENEFLMKYQIQEMLRVEKVFTEEGMQDELDAYNPLIPDGSNFKATMMLEYPNEADRKIALGKLVNIEHKMFVQVEGQARVYAIADEDLERSTEHKTSAVHFLRFELTIDMKKALQAGAQMMVGCDHPEYPMHIEYLPEETLASFLTDLS; via the coding sequence ATGTCAAAACTTACCCATGCTCACTTGATGACTTTAGAGGCCTATCACAAAGCAAGACCACAAATTCGTGCGCAAGCGATAGAAATGCGTAAATTACGAACGGTTGCATTAGGAGACCACTTAAACTTAATTTTTGAGAATGAGTTTCTGATGAAATATCAGATTCAAGAAATGTTACGTGTTGAGAAAGTCTTTACAGAAGAAGGCATGCAAGATGAACTTGATGCCTATAATCCTTTAATACCAGATGGCTCTAACTTCAAGGCAACGATGATGCTAGAGTATCCCAATGAAGCGGATCGTAAAATTGCACTCGGAAAATTAGTCAATATCGAACATAAAATGTTTGTTCAAGTTGAAGGTCAAGCTCGAGTGTACGCAATCGCCGATGAAGATTTGGAGCGTTCTACAGAACATAAAACTTCAGCGGTACATTTTTTACGCTTTGAGTTAACTATTGATATGAAAAAAGCATTACAAGCAGGTGCGCAGATGATGGTTGGTTGTGATCATCCGGAGTATCCTATGCATATAGAGTATTTACCAGAAGAAACTTTAGCCTCTTTTCTGACGGACTTGTCTTAA
- a CDS encoding amino acid permease has product MALGSTIGVGLFLGSGTAISQAGPAILLGYLLSGIVAFIVLRALGEMAVYNPVAGSFAQYAHDYVGSLAGYLVGWGYWFYWVIVGVAEVTAVGIYMGLWFPDVPQWIWAVGSLILMGGLNFIAVRLFGEFEFWFALIKVVAIIAMIAIGFGVIFFGFGNDGVAIGISNLWAHGGFFPTGLDGFLLSLQMAIFAYVGIEMIGLSAGETENPEKTIPIAIDSLIVRILVFYGGALFVILSIYPWNEVGQVGSPFVAMFEKLGLREAAGIVNFVVITAALSSCNAGIFSGGRLLYGLSINSYAPSVMKKISRTGVPYIAILTTVSIASIGAFLNYFVPDEAFLLVTSAVTFIGLMVWIAILSTQLMFRKKISSEDAVSLKYKSFLYPYGSWVALSAIAFVLVLLAIQEQTRVGVYVGVPIVLILIIVFYLVGLHRHDKHLGEKK; this is encoded by the coding sequence ATGGCACTTGGATCAACCATCGGAGTAGGCTTGTTTTTAGGTTCAGGAACAGCAATTTCTCAAGCGGGACCTGCCATATTGTTAGGTTATCTATTGTCAGGAATTGTTGCGTTTATCGTACTACGTGCTTTAGGTGAAATGGCTGTATACAACCCAGTAGCGGGATCTTTTGCTCAATATGCTCACGATTATGTGGGGTCACTTGCGGGGTATTTAGTGGGTTGGGGGTATTGGTTTTATTGGGTGATTGTGGGAGTAGCTGAAGTCACTGCTGTTGGTATTTATATGGGCTTGTGGTTTCCTGATGTTCCACAGTGGATCTGGGCAGTTGGTTCTTTAATCTTAATGGGGGGCTTAAATTTCATTGCGGTTAGATTGTTTGGTGAATTTGAGTTTTGGTTTGCTTTGATTAAAGTTGTTGCCATTATTGCGATGATAGCGATTGGCTTTGGAGTTATATTCTTTGGTTTTGGGAATGATGGAGTTGCCATTGGTATCTCTAATTTGTGGGCTCATGGAGGATTTTTTCCAACAGGTTTAGATGGCTTTTTATTATCTTTACAAATGGCAATTTTTGCATATGTTGGTATTGAAATGATTGGTCTTTCAGCTGGAGAAACAGAAAATCCAGAGAAAACTATTCCAATTGCAATTGACTCATTAATTGTCAGAATTTTGGTGTTTTATGGCGGAGCCTTGTTTGTCATTCTTTCCATATATCCGTGGAATGAAGTAGGTCAAGTTGGCAGCCCATTTGTAGCCATGTTTGAAAAATTAGGTTTAAGAGAAGCCGCAGGGATTGTGAACTTTGTAGTCATTACGGCCGCATTATCTTCTTGTAATGCAGGAATATTTAGTGGCGGTCGCTTATTGTATGGCTTATCTATCAATTCATATGCTCCCTCAGTCATGAAAAAAATATCTCGAACAGGAGTACCTTATATTGCGATATTAACCACCGTGAGTATTGCTAGTATCGGAGCATTCTTAAATTACTTTGTTCCCGACGAGGCATTTTTACTTGTCACCTCTGCTGTAACGTTTATAGGCTTAATGGTGTGGATTGCAATCTTATCTACACAACTGATGTTTAGAAAAAAAATCTCCTCTGAGGATGCCGTCTCTTTGAAATATAAAAGCTTTTTATACCCATATGGATCATGGGTGGCATTATCCGCAATTGCATTTGTATTAGTTTTATTAGCAATACAGGAGCAAACTAGAGTAGGAGTCTATGTTGGCGTACCTATCGTGCTCATATTAATTATAGTTTTTTATTTAGTAGGACTTCATCGTCACGACAAACATTTAGGAGAGAAAAAATGA
- a CDS encoding rubrerythrin family protein, giving the protein MPTLKGTKTEQCLKDAFAGESQANRRYLYFANKADVEGQNDVAALFRSTAEGETGHAHGHLEFLEMSGDPATGMPIKSSKDCLAAAVAGETHEYTDMYPGMAKTAREEGFDEIADWFETLAKAERSHANRYQKALDAYVD; this is encoded by the coding sequence ATGCCAACTTTAAAAGGTACTAAAACTGAGCAGTGCTTGAAAGATGCTTTCGCAGGCGAATCTCAAGCAAATCGTCGTTATTTATATTTCGCGAACAAAGCAGACGTAGAAGGTCAAAATGATGTTGCAGCGTTATTTCGTTCAACAGCTGAAGGTGAAACAGGTCATGCGCACGGACACTTAGAGTTTTTAGAAATGTCAGGCGATCCAGCAACTGGTATGCCAATTAAATCTTCAAAAGATTGTTTAGCCGCAGCAGTAGCAGGTGAAACACACGAATATACCGATATGTATCCAGGTATGGCTAAAACAGCCCGTGAAGAAGGCTTTGATGAAATCGCTGACTGGTTTGAAACATTAGCAAAAGCTGAGCGCTCACATGCTAACCGTTATCAAAAAGCTTTAGATGCTTATGTAGATTAA
- a CDS encoding class 1 fructose-bisphosphatase yields MTTLSDFLNSCQIDADLKLLIVDIATSCTSISDAVRKGALANILGSAGTGNIQGETQQKLDIFANDLLLKSNEATGRLAAMASEENEEIYPTQQSNGKYLLLFDPLDGSSNIDVNVSIGTIFSILEKNSTTQVTEQDFLQAGSKQIAAGYVLYGPQTILVLTTGSGVNMFTLDQASQVFLLTNVNVQIPKDTKEFAINMSNMRHWASPVSRYVDECLAGSTGVRNKDFNMRWIASMVADVHRILIRGGVFMYPWDQREPNKPGKLRLMYEANPMSFLIEQAGGASINGKSRILDIQPSQLHERVSVILGSENEVQRLMNYHNTN; encoded by the coding sequence ATGACTACACTCTCTGATTTTTTAAACTCTTGTCAAATTGATGCAGATCTCAAATTATTAATTGTTGATATTGCCACGTCCTGCACCTCGATATCTGATGCGGTCCGTAAAGGAGCCCTAGCCAATATTTTAGGCTCAGCAGGTACTGGTAATATTCAAGGTGAGACACAGCAAAAATTAGATATTTTTGCCAATGACCTTCTTTTGAAAAGTAACGAGGCTACTGGCAGACTTGCTGCAATGGCATCTGAAGAAAATGAAGAAATTTATCCCACTCAACAATCAAATGGTAAATATCTTTTACTCTTTGACCCTCTTGATGGATCTTCCAATATTGACGTAAATGTCTCGATTGGTACGATATTTTCTATTCTTGAAAAAAATTCAACTACTCAGGTTACTGAGCAGGATTTTCTGCAAGCAGGTTCTAAACAAATAGCTGCTGGTTATGTTTTATATGGTCCACAAACGATCTTGGTATTAACCACTGGATCTGGAGTCAATATGTTTACCCTTGATCAAGCTAGTCAGGTATTTTTATTGACCAATGTAAATGTTCAAATACCGAAAGATACAAAAGAATTTGCAATTAACATGTCGAATATGCGTCACTGGGCATCCCCGGTTAGCAGATATGTCGACGAATGTTTGGCAGGTTCAACGGGGGTTCGTAATAAGGACTTTAATATGCGCTGGATTGCCTCTATGGTGGCTGACGTTCATCGAATCTTGATTCGAGGAGGTGTTTTTATGTATCCATGGGATCAACGTGAACCAAATAAACCTGGCAAACTTCGTTTAATGTACGAGGCCAACCCAATGAGCTTTTTGATCGAACAAGCTGGTGGTGCTTCGATTAATGGAAAATCAAGAATCTTAGATATTCAACCGAGTCAATTACATGAACGCGTGTCTGTTATATTAGGTTCTGAAAATGAAGTACAACGTCTTATGAATTATCACAACACTAACTAA
- the pcaC gene encoding 4-carboxymuconolactone decarboxylase: MASELFEKGLKTRREVLGSEYVDAAIRNADSFTQELQEYVTSHCWGDIWNRPGLDRRTRSFLNLAMLTALNRPHELKLHIRGAMNNGLTKDDIKEVFLHASVYCGVPAAIDSFRVAKEVFKEMGI; this comes from the coding sequence ATGGCAAGTGAATTATTTGAAAAAGGCTTAAAAACACGTCGCGAAGTTCTTGGATCTGAATACGTAGATGCTGCAATCAGAAATGCAGACTCTTTTACTCAGGAACTCCAAGAGTACGTAACCTCTCATTGCTGGGGTGATATTTGGAATCGACCAGGTTTGGATCGTCGCACAAGAAGTTTTTTAAATCTTGCCATGCTCACAGCACTCAACCGCCCTCATGAACTTAAACTGCATATTCGTGGTGCAATGAATAATGGTCTTACTAAAGATGATATTAAAGAAGTATTTTTGCATGCATCAGTCTACTGTGGCGTTCCTGCTGCTATAGATAGTTTCCGTGTAGCTAAAGAGGTTTTTAAAGAAATGGGCATTTAA
- the ald gene encoding alanine dehydrogenase encodes MIIGIPKEIKNQEYRVGLMPSQVRALVQQGHELIVESNAGCGVGISDNEYAMAGATINNASMIFDRSDLIIKVKEPQDKEIAMLKPEQILFTYLHLAPDVHQTNLLIASGVRAIAYETVKTANGYLPLLAPMSEVAGRMSIQAAAHHLEKRQGGSGILMAGIPGVQSAKVLILGAGIVGLNALQMAVGMGAKVTIVDKNIQRLRELDLTYGNQIQTAFSDDQVLGELIKDSDVVIGAVLIPGGSAPKLLKLEHLKTMRKGSVIVDVAIDQGGCFETSKATTHDSPTFECEGVIHYCVANMPGAVPRTSSYGLTNATFPYIQQLANKGFKKAVIEHSDLRAGVSVYDHHLICPAVAQSQKRPFKDILTLLG; translated from the coding sequence ATGATTATTGGTATACCAAAGGAAATTAAGAATCAAGAATATCGAGTAGGCTTAATGCCGAGTCAAGTCCGGGCATTAGTTCAGCAAGGTCATGAATTAATCGTTGAATCGAATGCGGGTTGTGGTGTTGGGATATCCGATAACGAATATGCTATGGCTGGTGCAACCATCAACAATGCTTCCATGATATTTGATCGTTCTGATCTCATTATTAAAGTGAAAGAGCCACAAGATAAAGAAATTGCTATGTTAAAGCCAGAGCAAATATTGTTTACATACTTACATTTGGCTCCTGATGTTCATCAAACCAATTTATTAATTGCTAGTGGAGTCAGAGCAATTGCGTATGAAACTGTAAAAACTGCGAATGGGTATTTGCCATTACTAGCTCCTATGAGTGAGGTAGCAGGACGAATGTCCATACAGGCGGCGGCTCATCACTTGGAAAAAAGGCAGGGTGGTAGTGGGATTTTAATGGCGGGTATCCCAGGAGTTCAGTCTGCAAAGGTGCTTATTTTAGGAGCTGGTATTGTTGGCCTAAATGCACTACAAATGGCAGTAGGAATGGGGGCAAAAGTAACCATTGTTGACAAAAATATTCAGCGCTTAAGAGAATTAGATCTTACGTATGGTAATCAAATTCAAACAGCATTTTCTGATGATCAAGTTTTAGGAGAGCTCATTAAAGACTCGGACGTTGTTATTGGAGCAGTTCTGATTCCTGGTGGAAGCGCACCTAAATTACTCAAGTTGGAGCATTTGAAGACAATGCGTAAAGGCAGTGTGATTGTAGATGTGGCAATTGATCAGGGAGGGTGTTTTGAAACCTCAAAGGCAACAACACATGATTCACCAACTTTTGAGTGTGAAGGAGTCATTCATTACTGTGTTGCCAATATGCCTGGTGCAGTTCCACGAACCTCGAGCTATGGCTTAACGAATGCAACTTTTCCGTATATTCAACAATTAGCGAATAAAGGTTTTAAGAAAGCTGTCATCGAACATAGTGATCTGCGTGCTGGAGTGAGTGTATATGATCATCACTTAATCTGCCCCGCGGTAGCACAATCTCAAAAAAGACCATTTAAAGATATTTTGACCTTACTTGGGTAA